The DNA segment CAGATTTTTCGTTTATGCGACTGACAAGGGTTATTCAGAATCATATGCATCTATGTCGGATCAAGGCATCTCATCGGTGCTACTGAAGAAGTTCCTAGGTGTATTTCCGTTCAATGCAGTGCATTCAGAAAAGGTAGAACCTTAGATTTACTTGCAATGTGTTTCTCCATCAGTTTGTTTGGCTTAGAAGAATGGAAATAGACAAAAAGATTGaataagaagagagagagagagagagaaagggagactCAGGAGGTTGAAATGTATAAGGATAATTTCTTTAACATTTGTGGAGGGATTTGAAATGTGAGCTTTTTGGGAGGAAAGtgctttctccatttttcttTTATCCTTTGTTTCTCTTCCACTGAACAAATGGAAATATAGCTCTTTTTTCCCTCTACTGCTTGTGTTTCTCCCATATCTTTATAGTTTCTATTCTATCTTAGACTCTCTACACGTATCAATTTCTGTTAACTCTTCTCACTGTCATAGTAACTTATCGTTTGTTTTCAATGGCAGGATGATGACCGATATTTTTCCCTGAATGTTGTGATTGCTGAAATATTTTTGCACTTAGATGAATGGATCCGCCCTCCTGCTGAGTTACTAGAGAAATTTCTTGCATTCATGGAGCATGCACTGCTTGAAAAGGTCTGACACTCTTGACTTGCACGCCATTGCTATCCCAGAAATGTCAGTGAAGAGCTTAATCCAGAGAACTTTGCATCTTGGGCCTATTAATTAGTAATCAATATGATGCTTTATTCCTTCTTAAATGGATTTAGAATTATTTCATGGTAGTACATTTTTATAGGAACTTATAATGCTCTTGGAAATAGAGTAGTCAGATATATTTTGCTAGGACTGCTTCAAGTCACACAATCATTTTGATTAATACATCATAAGGGCAGCAGAAAAATGTCAAGAGCTACCTTCAGCGGCAGCCAGAGGATAGAAGTCACTTGAAAATTGAAATATAAGAATATAAGATGAAACACTTGATTTTCTGATAATTTCATTCATAACTATGGCTCCAAACTTCTTGCAGATGAATCTATTAGAGTACCCTCCTTTGAAATTTGGAGtgctttataatttataattgatAGGACTTAGTAGAAAGTCGTATAAGGCTTTGGGGCAGGCTTATGGTTGACTGAATATGATGAGGAAGATTACTTAGAAATGAAGGAATTCATGATGAAATATAAACAATAAATCTGCCAATCACAATTAAAATCACGCCATCCTGgagagattattattattattattattattaggttcTTCTGGAGGTGTGCATGCCTATTACTGTGTTATGAATTGAAGTAACCTCCATTTAGAATTTAAGAAACTAATGTTTGCTGAATACTTCTAAAGTAGCTTCTGTTGTAGTTCAATGTTAAAAGCATTTGCACCCTTCTTAGTTAACTATATGGAAAGCTGAAAACCAAATAACTTCACATATTTTCTGTTAAGAAATggttttatgcttttaatttaagtACTTTCAGTTATACTTTTTGTCCTTTAAAAAGAAAAACACTGTTCTGAattagttattgagatgttctgGCGTTCTCAATTGAAATCCTCCCCCCACCccccatttttttcttttatgaccAAGAGGACATTATATCTGTTAGTACCTTACTGATCTTGTATGTGTCTGcatttatttctttattaataTTTTCTGCAGATCCACGGTGAAACAAGGTCTGGCAGAGAAAAGCAGATGCTTACACTGGTTCATTTTATGCCAAAACTTGTAGCACAAGTGATAGGCGACTGGAAGTCTCGCCTTCTACAGGTTAGACTTGTACTTTCAAGAATTGGACAATTTCTTATTTTCAGCAAATTATGTCAATTGGATCTCTCTTGGTCATGAGATCTATTCTTGCTTTGATGGTTCCTTTTTCGAGGTTTTTGTTCTCAAATATCTGGAGGTTCCCTCAAGAATCATTAAGACTGATAGTGAGGATTTTAAATAATCAAATCTTAATTGCAGGCATTTACAAAGACATTCCTTGATTGCAAACCAGAGTCTTCAGTAAAATTGGCTTGCCTTGCCGCAATTGAAGAAATGCTTTTTTCTGTAAGCTCAACTCCTGACCCCTAGAAAGGCCTATTCCTTTCCCTAAAATGTTATTCCCATTGTGAGCGTTTGTGCTTGGCAATTTCCACTGCAAACCACTGAATCTGTGTCTTGTTTCTCTCTcttatgtattttgtaaaattCTTAGAGAAAAGGAATGTGGCAACCAGATGGATATGATCCAGAAGTAGTGGGCCCTCTTATTACTTGGATAAGAGAGCTACCTGTGTTGTTAATCCTGCTCGGTGATAGGCATCCATCCTCTTCTGAGGTATCTGGACAAGCTAAAGAATAATTATCATTTGCAACATTACTCAGCGACGGTTTGATACCCTTTTTATGCACTCATCCTTGTAGGCTGTGTTGCATCTTCTGCTTGACCTGGGTCGATTTGCTTCACCGGGTTCTTTCCTTGCAAAGGAATATGACGAGGTGCAAAAGTCGCTACAAGAATTTTACTGCACGTATGAAGAAGGTTACTACTGATTGATTAACAATTTCATGCTGGTTACATGCCTATCTGAGCGTAATTAATTGTTTCTTTGTCATGCTTGTATCTATTTAACAGGGGATAAATGTTATGGTCCTTTCACAAGGCTTCCATTGGAGTGTCAAAAACTCTCCATCTATAGTCTTGCTTACTTTTCTCACCTAGATTCACCTTTGCTGACGTCAGTAACTTTATGTTGCCTCCGTGACTATTACCTATCCATTAATTTACAGTGTTGGCTAGCTTGGTTTAGTTACCCCTGCTATTGATGCTTTGAGGATCTAGTATAAAATAGCTGAATTACCTACATTTATGAAGTATCAGGctgttatattatttaatttcatatttGATGGTCCTCCTCCTGATTTAGTCATTGAAAACTTTATAGCAGGCGTTGCAAGAAAACCCATATCTATGTATACATGCACATTTGCTCATTTATGTAGCATAAATCGTCTCATTAAGGTGCAAAAGTTTTCATTGTGTGGATTGTATAATGATAATGGCATCAAGTCGAAAAAATTCCTAATTCTGATTTTGCATAAATATTGGAAAAGAAGTTACTTCCTGAGTTCTGAAGGTTAGGATCATGATATTATTGAAATACATTATTGTTCCTGGAGGATAAGGTTTTCCTTGAAGTTGAAGCTGACAATTTTTTTCCCACCACAAGGTAGTCAATTATATGTTTAGGAATGTCTGAGCTATATGATCTTATATCCTATCGCATTGAGGCGTTCAGTAAATTTTCTTGACAGTGTGTTATGGGCATTAAAGAAGGGTATGCACATGATACTAATAAAGGAAGAAAAGTATCCATGTCTATTGAATGTCATGGAATTTATTAAtttcctatcttcttttcctttgcATGTCAGGTCCTGACTTGGATGAATATGTCTTGTTTCTGATCATAGAACATTTGCATTCAATATTTAGACGCGGCAAAATTGAGATACAGGACCACCTTAGCTTCTTTGTCACGCTGGTCACCCGTTTCAATGTTTTTCCAGGTATGTAGAAGTAAATTCAGCATTGCAACTGGCAAGCAAATTTGATGAATGATTTTAGCTAGTTTCTATCTGAAATTATTGATGTCTGCAGAAAATATTCGCTCTGCAATTGAGGAAGGTACAAAGTTCTCAAATCGTGAAACTTTCAAGAAATTGATTGGTGTTGTTTTCTCATGCCTGGAACAGACGGGTGATGCTTCGCTAGTTTTATTTCTATTGGAGAGAGAAATCCTAAAGCAGATTGTAAGTTAATTGCTCCGGTCTCATTTTGTTCATTTCATTCTTTCTTTACACTATACTGTAAGGTTTTATAATACTGAATTTTTTAGAGAAAATTTTCTAAATGAGCAAATGAATCTTGATCTGtccttaaaaatttaaaatttccttGCAACCTTGAGGCCTTATATTTTTGCCATTGTTTATATTTCAGTTATTAAAGCCCCCTCTAGACAATGCCTGTGCTATGCTAAGGATACTTGTTAGGCTAGACTCCAAACCCACAAGACTTTCTGAACAAAGTATTATCAATTTGAGCAATTTCATTCCAGGCTACTTGATTGACGTTGTGCATGTGAGTATTTCTCTCTCATGTAATATCTGCCctcaattgattgtttattggaaGACCTGCCATTTTATTTGTTGTTTTGATATTCATAACATCTTTTGTCATCTTGAGAGTTGTTGTGGAATTAGTTTGTTACTCttcatttaagaaaaaaaaaggaggagGCAGGGTTGGGGGAGGAAGAAAACCCTGAATTTGGAGAGCCCAAGCCCTAGCCCTAGCCAGGCCTGTCATGGTCAATACCTGAATTTGTTACGTTCATTTTGCATCTACTATTAGCTGTCAACTATATGTATTTCGAGTTCAGTAAAGATTTCGACATGTTAGTACTTTCTTAATGTGTGTACCTTACCTACATGAGCAGAAAGAAGAAAGGGGGCACTCAACAGTATATAACTGAATTTTTTTCGTTATACCTgaattctatatatatattagtaactGGAATGGGAAAATGTCATCGTTTCTTCCCTTTTTCAAGTCCTTTTTTGGAATATAAAGAAGTCATTATAAGTTTATTATTTTTGTTGTCCTGATTCTAGGTGGTTTGTGTTGAAATTGTTTTCACATTTTTGCAGTGTATGGGAGGGTTTGATGCAGAACCCAAGGAAGCTCATTTTCGAACGCTGATGGACTATATTGTTCCTTGCTTTTACATGTTTGAAAGTAGTAGAAAGCTCTTAAATCTCGTGTTGAATGGGATGGGTTCAATGATAATTGAAAGtagaataaatgatattgttaGTGTCCTAATGTTGATGCATAAGGATGATAAGATGAATCGAATTATTTCTTCATCGAGGGCTGAGTTTGATCATGTTTCACAGAGCATACGCTCATTAAAGGTATAGTTTTGCTCAAATGTGTTTGAAATTAGCAGCTACAAAGTGTATGTGATTTAGTTGTAACGTGCATCTGTTTTTCTGCTTTTGCAGTTGGAGGATAGCAGTCTAACTGTTGGGGAAAGGCGTAGAATACAATATGCGTTAGAGCAACTAAAGACTGTTAGAAGCTCATTAGATCAAGAGATGCAAAGAGCAAAGCAGGATATGTTACCCTAGTTTATTGCACTACAAGTTTGCAATGGcctaaaattttaaagtttacaaTTTTGGGAATATAACAAACGATGAATTAAAGGGGATAATATTttccattcattttcttgctgtaCATAAAGAGGAACCATAATGGATATAATATTTCATGTCAAAACTTGAGCACATAACATGTCTTTTTTTGCCAATCTTTTTTTGTTCATCTTCAGAGAAATTTGAATAAGTCGACAGATGGGTAAAAAAATAGTGAATAATCAGCAGTTAGTAGAAATTTACCCAAAAAGATGTTCAATTTAATTCCTAGCTTATTTTTAGCTTTTtggatttaataataaaaattaaaaagttataaGCTAAATTTttggatttaaataaaaaaattaagaagtttattttttttaatataattgtaAAAGTtcaattaatttcttaattttttagctaaattgaatttaaattataacttatgaataaaattaaataaactatTAAAAATGGTAATATTTTGTGGCGAGTCGggaacagttttttttttttttttttaatttcaatctgTTTATACTAATTAAATGGGCGGTAAATAAAAAAATCTTAGAAATACGTGTTGGCGCTTTGGGATCCCATGTCTTGCTTACTCACAGAAAATAGAAAACACAGGATTCAATGCAGTCCAAGATAAGTTTGCAATTTGGTTTACATAAGTAGTGGTTGGTTCCAATTGCTATTGTGGTTTTTGTTTGAAATACAAATACTCTCTCTATTTGTGTTTGATTAATTTTCTTTCTACTTTTCTCATGTGGGAAAAAAAATTatagggaaaaaaaaattattccacaAAACAATAATCAACAGTTTAATATTCATTTCATATTTTCTTCCAAAACATCGATAAGCAATGGTATTATACAGCTTTTCACAGCAATGATATCATACAGCTTTTCATATTTTCTAGTTTTCTCATGTGGGCTTTGGTAAGTTTTGTCCCCATCTTTTTCCTGTGTTTTGAAAGTAGAACAAATCATGATTTCCTTTCTCTGGAATCTCTCCCCCATTTTTTtgcaggtgtatctatttatatCTTCTCAGAGAGTTGCTGGTTGTCTAGTTGCTAAACCAATAAAAGAAGCATTCAAAGTCCTTCCTTGTTCAGTGGATAAAAGATCTGATGCTACTAAAAAGGATTCGAAATCAGATTCAACCACTCTTCGATTTGGGGAAATCATATTGCAGAGGGAAACCACAAAGAAAGCCCCCACTGTCAATTCTCTTGAAGTGTTGGATAGGAAGAGCAATGGAGCTATTGTCTGTGAAGAGAAAGCTGTATCCGCTATTTGTGGCATTAGAGCAATCTGGGTCACTCCCTCTAACAGAAGAAAGCGCATTGCCGTCCCGTTACTGGATGCTGTGAGGTAAATACGAGCCTTCAACTTGTATTATGATTCTGTTCGTTCTTTATGTACCTTTAACTGACTTGGCTGTTTATGATTACTCTTCCGCATATAAGCTCCACACATGCCTATTTAGTAAACTTGCAATTCATTTGGAGTTcttttttgtcacgacccaacctatgggccggaccggcactaggacctgggccagcctaaagcccccgaggcccgtagtaagcctaactgttcattagcccaactctaaggcccatttgggcccaaattcaagaaaacaaacggacagagtccggccataaaatggatttTCCAacagggagttttcgactcacccgacctgtaaacacaacaaatacccaattggggagctcagctcaccctccacatactcatcagcataaaaaaaaataaatgggagctcagctccctcatccaatccatccaacatgcatagaatattaagtttacaggtccaaaaataataatttagtttacagacccaaatcaaataaacatttctaacacatgcggaaattctaagatttaacaagtttatacaaacagtagtaatcgacctgcgagggagaaagcaggttaacctcaaaaatatcctcctgtgacctggaaaatttttttgaacaggagtgagcgttcgactcagagagtaaaatatcaattttaaccataatctctataactatctagtactaatgcaacctgtggagtgaaatgcaacagcaacaacattttcacatcataacatcaaaaaggtaatttggagcactcacgcaccctgtaacatcaatcataatatatgggagccgattccctatacagctctcttaaatccaacctggtgccagcgaagaactcagctcggacttccacttaataaccaaatcgagggtcccagcgaagaactcaagccgtgactacccctcgaaggatcgggtcccagcgaagaactcaagccgtgactacccgtcctatccatagtccacaccacatcacactcacgccaacgcacgcacactgctccaaattaccacaacaacatcatggcactttaacagttatcaatgcaacataaatcgtgcctagagtttaactacataaatacatgcatataagtgatgcatgggcatgctgaacatataataatatcgaaattacaattaaaattaatattttactcacagacttgacggtggtcactgaggcgactgggcggaggaagaaggctgtcccggctcacctgacaatttttattacaatcatttaataaatttgactcaatacaaacaaagaaaaagaccaaatacgtcctaagtcgtgccgaaaatccggcagagtctcccctatacctaggacctacccaacctgcaaaagggctcaaaacacacttctatatttacaatccatatatccacagctcaatcatatcacacagcccctcctgggcccatcaaatcaatcatccatcacagtatgtaatatttcaatttagtccctataattgaccatttttgcaaaaactgaccaaatcagctctaaaaattctaaaattttgccccgcggtccttagcaatattactaaactattacaaaaagaatcataattttctaagctaccacgaatattttacggatttttaatcctatttaagcactagaaaattacgaaaaagcaaggttcgggtttacctttgccgattccgacttcggggacgcgctcgggacgtctgacaatggggggatagccaaaaccttgatccaattcgaagacttttccggtaacgggtctatctggccggaaattcacagacccggtcaactgtcgaattttcgcgaattgaggatacctacacgaagcccataacacgggggttagtacataaatttttcagaattttctaagctcattaaatgctcggaaaaacactgcgaagttccgtgggacccaccgaaaacggtgtcaaaaaaattcaaaatttatatcgccgcgaagctctcgacgagtggagcgtgctggtaccctcggttttctcgtgggattcacggttttcgagaaatctagcccaaaagtcgaaatgggctaaaatcttcccgagcaaaaatcggacaaaccgctcgatggatttcggcgttcttggtgtctatggaaagctctcgccgagtagatgattttagacacaagacccggtccaattggtggccggatcggccggattttggccggagaagccgaAACGCCGCGCGAGGGAGGGAATTCGCGCGCGGTTTCCGGCCGTTCTGGGCGGCGGCCGGCTGGCTGGGGAGGCTGGGTGGCGGCGCCGGtcggctggggtggcagggggaggtggctggccggcggcaggggagggaggagagagaaaagagagagaaaaggaagagggaacgacgcgcgcggggaagaaaaagggaagggagccggtccgattcgaccggtccgatccggtccggttcgattcggccggttcgattcgaaatacaaaattttgaatttttactctgcctcgggaccgaaaacgaggtccaaaaattccgaaaaaattccagaaaactcagaaaaatacgtagactccaaatatatttttagttttgccacgtggtctttaaattaatttttaaaaatcatcaaagtttatattttcgaaaaatcgaacccgatttttaaaatccgaaaaatctcaaaaaaatttcaaaaatttaataaaattaaaatacaaaaaatgctcataaaatttaaaattttggggtgttacatttttgcTCCATATATTACTGCCGCTGATATAAGCTAAGAAGAAAATTGATCAGGTAGATGGAATTCTTCACTCGTTATTGAGGGTAGCCCACAAAAGCTTGAACCTGAACAAATGTCAGCTCTCAActtgtgaaattgatttttgagctGCACTATGTGGTTACAGTTTTATTAAATCCAGCAATTGAAAATTGGAGTTTATATGAGCTTGATTGGTTGGCATTTCCCTATTTCATAAAATAatggaaaatttataatttggttCTTGGGTGTTGTCCTATATTACATTTTAGTCCTTAggttttgagaaattaattatttaattcttgagTTTTGCATTATATTAAACTTTGGTTTTCAGATTTTAAGTAATGAattatttagtccatttaattttaatatatagaacaATTTAATCTCTATAATTTTAATGTTTATAACAATTTCATCCATTAAAAGAATGATTAAAttgttaaatatattaaaattacagaaattaaaatgtaatatagtGTAAAATTCAGAAactgaataattaattttaaaaatcttatggactaaagtgtaatatagtataaaatttatgaattaaataattaattttctaaaatttagggACTAAAGTGTAATACAGGGTAAAGCTTAGGtactaaattgtaaattttcctAAAATAACAAAGCAACTATGAGTCAATCTTCGAGAAGAGTCTTGAATTTCTTTCTGGTCAAGGGAGTGAACCCATATCCATTTATCTTGTCAATgattgaaaaactgttcaagttgCTTATGGTTTGCAATTTGGTTTACATAAGTAGTGGTTGGTTCACTTATTTTTCTCTGCAACCTATGCAGGAAAAGTTTTTGCATAGGTTTTACTCTGCAACAATCTCAGATAGCATTCTCCCCACCAACGTCAGCAGGAAAGGCATTGGCATTCAGTTATACTGGAACTGCATCATTCATGGTGTACAAGCCTAATGCTGTGGACAGTTGAATGCCATGAAGCTGCAATTATGGTGACTAGTAGTTAGGTGTTGcagtttttaattataattttgatcacAAGCAGTTGGattttcaaatgattcacaatcaagcagtaaaaaataaaaatgccAACGATTCACCTCAACCCTTTACACAAATGAagctttttatatatataaaaaaaaatgcgCATATGGAGAATTGGTTGTCATAAAGTTTTGTATAATGATGAGGAATGATGGTGTTGGGTCTCATTGAAAGAagaaagttggacatgaaaaattaattaaaagaaaatgctGCTCATGATGACTACACAATCTGAACCATGTGCTCAATTGCACGTTCTGGACTCCCTTCCCTCTTAGAATCCTTTTTCATCAATGTCAGATACATATATAGGTGCTACGTAAGATAATATCATGTGTGAAATAATTGGCTTAGATGAAAAGTATTTTTCTTAGCAACAAGAGTTTATTTAATTTAACTGTTGAATATAATTGATGATTGATAATAAATAATAGATAATTAATAGCTTTTGCTGATTGTTATTGGTTGATTATAGTTAATGTATtttaagtgtttgataaaatttTGTTTAGCTATTATTGTTATatgtaaaataactaataatgatgtatatcatattatttaataaatatataattttacaaGTAAACTTAATCAGGAACCTACATTTTACAAGATTTTGATTGAAGAAGCATATGGGCAATGTTCAGAACATGAGAGGAAAAGTGCCTACAGAAATCCCTCCTAACTCCTGAATATTGATTCATTAACAAAACAAAATAACTAGCAGATTTGAAGCAGTATGGACAGAACAGCTCTACCTCAGCAATTAGTTCAACATGAGAAATCACTGAACTATCTTTAGGGTAAATCGCAAAGGGAttacataaattttaaaaatacgcAAAGTTTTGTAACAGGTAGACAGGCTACAACTGGAGACAAGCACCATATCAGGCAACAAATAAACCACCCTGTAAATGAGTTTAGTGATATATGCAGCAGAGCACGTCTTCCAATTCATAAATGCCCCAAAAGCGTGCAAGTAAGATAATCAACATTCATAAAAAACAACCCTACCTCTGCAAGAAACTCAGCTGAAGTAACTCCTGTTTCTTCCCTTAGTTCTCTCATTGCTGCAAATCTAAGGTCCTCCCATTCATCGGCACCACCCTGTAAAACACAGACTCATGATTCATGAaacaaatgcaatataaaacCTTTTCTATTCTAACATTAACAGAACACTTTCTTGTAGGGCATCTAGTCTCAAAAATTATAATGGTCAGTGACAAAATGTTAACAGCACCAATTCACTGAGCATTACTGCATTAAGCAAGCATCAATCATAAAACCCACCCCTCAAACCTCTCACCCTCTGATAAAGCCATGAACAACTCATAAAAATGCTGTCAAATTAACTAGCAAATCCTTTAATCAGACAG comes from the Hevea brasiliensis isolate MT/VB/25A 57/8 chromosome 5, ASM3005281v1, whole genome shotgun sequence genome and includes:
- the LOC131179964 gene encoding uncharacterized protein LOC131179964, with the translated sequence LFLCHACIYLTGDKCYGPFTRLPLECQKLSIYSLAYFSHLDSPLLTSVTLCCLRPDLDEYVLFLIIEHLHSIFRRGKIEIQDHLSFFVTLVTRFNVFPENIRSAIEEGTKFSNRETFKKLIGVVFSCLEQTGDASLVLFLLEREILKQILLKPPLDNACAMLRILVRLDSKPTRLSEQSIINLSNFIPGYLIDVVHCMGGFDAEPKEAHFRTLMDYIVPCFYMFESSRKLLNLVLNGMGSMIIESRINDIVSVLMLMHKDDKMNRIISSSRAEFDHVSQSIRSLKLEDSSLTVGERRRIQYALEQLKTVRSSLDQEMQRAKQDMLP
- the LOC131180151 gene encoding protein CHROMOSOME TRANSMISSION FIDELITY 7-like, producing MWALVYLFISSQRVAGCLVAKPIKEAFKVLPCSVDKRSDATKKDSKSDSTTLRFGEIILQRETTKKAPTVNSLEVLDRKSNGAIVCEEKAVSAICGIRAIWVTPSNRRKRIAVPLLDAVR